Proteins found in one Pseudomonas sp. P8_241 genomic segment:
- the trmD gene encoding tRNA (guanosine(37)-N1)-methyltransferase TrmD: MANLRVEVISLFPEMFSAISEYGITSRAVKQGLLQLTCWNPRDYTTDRHHTVDDRPFGGGPGMVMKIKPLEDALVQAKAAAGEAAKVIYLSPQGRQLNQSAVRELANLDALILIAGRYEGIDERFIDAHVDEEWSIGDYVLSGGELPAMVLIDAVTRLLPGALGHADSAEEDSFTDGLLDCPHYTRPEVYADQRVPDVLLSGNHAHIRRWRLQQSLGRTYERRADLLESRSLSGEEKKLLEEYILERDDS, translated from the coding sequence GTGGCTAACTTGCGCGTAGAAGTGATCAGTTTGTTTCCCGAGATGTTCTCCGCCATCAGCGAGTACGGCATCACCAGTCGTGCGGTGAAACAGGGGCTCTTGCAGCTGACCTGTTGGAATCCGCGAGACTACACGACGGATCGACATCACACTGTGGACGATCGCCCGTTTGGCGGTGGTCCGGGCATGGTGATGAAGATCAAACCCCTGGAAGATGCTCTGGTTCAGGCCAAGGCAGCAGCCGGGGAGGCGGCGAAGGTGATTTACCTGTCCCCCCAAGGCCGTCAACTGAATCAGTCGGCGGTACGCGAGTTGGCGAATCTGGATGCACTGATCCTGATTGCCGGCCGCTATGAAGGCATTGACGAGCGTTTTATTGATGCTCATGTCGATGAAGAGTGGTCGATTGGCGACTATGTACTGTCTGGCGGCGAGCTGCCGGCGATGGTCCTGATCGATGCGGTTACACGACTGCTGCCTGGAGCTTTAGGGCATGCGGACTCCGCAGAGGAAGATTCCTTTACGGATGGTTTGCTGGATTGCCCGCACTACACCCGACCGGAGGTGTATGCGGATCAGCGTGTTCCCGACGTATTGCTAAGTGGCAATCACGCGCACATCCGGCGTTGGCGTTTACAGCAGTCCCTTGGTCGGACCTATGAACGACGCGCCGATCTTCTGGAAAGCCGCTCGCTTTCTGGAGAAGAGAAGAAGCTGCTCGAGGAATACATCCTCGAGCGGGACGATAGTTAA
- the rimM gene encoding ribosome maturation factor RimM (Essential for efficient processing of 16S rRNA) — translation MNATPAVADDLIVIGKIYSVHGVRGEVKVYSFTDPIKNLLEYKTWTLKRDGNVKQVELVSGRGNDKFLVAKLKGLDDREEARLLAGYEICVPRNLFPELTDGEYYWYQLEGLKVIDTLGQLFGKIDHLLETGSNDVMVVKPCAGSLDDRERLLPYTEQCVLAIDLAAGEMKVDWDADF, via the coding sequence ATGAACGCGACGCCAGCTGTTGCTGATGATTTGATCGTTATCGGCAAGATTTACTCGGTTCACGGCGTTCGCGGCGAAGTGAAGGTGTACTCCTTTACTGATCCGATTAAGAACCTGCTGGAATACAAAACCTGGACGCTCAAGCGTGACGGCAATGTAAAGCAGGTAGAGCTGGTCAGCGGACGCGGGAACGACAAGTTCCTGGTCGCAAAGCTCAAGGGTCTCGATGATCGCGAAGAAGCTCGTCTTCTGGCCGGTTATGAGATCTGTGTGCCGCGCAACCTGTTCCCTGAACTCACCGACGGCGAGTACTACTGGTACCAGCTGGAAGGTCTCAAGGTCATCGACACCCTCGGACAATTGTTCGGGAAGATCGATCACCTGCTGGAGACCGGCTCGAATGATGTAATGGTGGTCAAGCCATGCGCTGGCAGCCTGGATGATCGCGAACGCCTGTTGCCCTATACCGAGCAATGCGTGTTGGCCATCGACCTGGCAGCAGGTGAGATGAAGGTGGATTGGGATGCGGACTTCTAA
- the rpsP gene encoding 30S ribosomal protein S16 encodes MLTIRLALGGSKKRPFYHLTVTDSRNPRDGSHKEQVGFFNPVARGQEVRLSVNQERVAYWLSVGAQPSERVAQLLKESAKAAA; translated from the coding sequence ATGCTAACAATCCGTCTTGCCCTTGGCGGCTCCAAAAAGCGCCCGTTTTACCACTTGACCGTAACCGACAGCCGCAACCCGCGCGACGGTTCGCACAAGGAACAGGTTGGTTTCTTCAACCCTGTTGCTCGTGGTCAAGAAGTCCGTTTGTCCGTGAACCAAGAGCGCGTAGCCTACTGGCTGAGCGTTGGTGCACAACCTTCTGAGCGCGTTGCTCAGTTGTTGAAGGAATCTGCTAAGGCTGCGGCCTGA
- the ffh gene encoding signal recognition particle protein has product MFENLTDRLSQTLRHVTGKAKLTEDNIKDTLREVRMALLEADVALPVVKDFVNSVKERAVGTEVSRSLTPGQAFVKIVQAELESLMGAANEDLNLSAVPPAVILMAGLQGAGKTTTAGKLARFLKERKKKTVMVVSADVYRPAAIKQLEMLAGEVGVTFFPSDLSQKPVEIAQAAIKEAKLKFIDVVIVDTAGRLHIDEEMMGEIKALHAAINPVETLFVVDAMTGQDAANTAKAFGDALPLTGVILTKVDGDARGGAALSVRAITGKPIKFIGMGEKSEALDPFHPERIASRILGMGDVLSLIEQAEATLDKDKADKLAKKLKKGKGFDLEDFRDQLQQMKNMGGLGGLMDKLPNMGGVNLAQMGNAQGAAEKQFKQMEAIINSMTPAERRDPEMISGSRKRRIAMGSGTQVQDIGRLIKQHKQMQKMMKKFSAKGGMAKMMRGMGGMLPGGGMPKM; this is encoded by the coding sequence ATGTTTGAAAACTTAACCGACCGTCTCTCGCAGACGCTGCGCCATGTCACCGGCAAGGCCAAGCTGACCGAAGACAACATCAAAGACACCCTGCGTGAAGTGCGCATGGCGTTGCTCGAAGCCGACGTCGCCCTGCCGGTGGTGAAGGACTTCGTCAATTCGGTGAAAGAACGCGCTGTCGGCACCGAGGTGTCGCGCAGCCTGACGCCGGGCCAGGCCTTTGTGAAGATCGTCCAGGCCGAACTCGAAAGCCTGATGGGCGCGGCCAACGAAGACCTGAACCTGAGCGCAGTGCCGCCAGCGGTCATCCTGATGGCCGGCTTGCAGGGTGCGGGTAAAACCACCACCGCCGGTAAACTTGCGCGCTTCCTTAAAGAGCGCAAGAAGAAGACCGTCATGGTCGTGTCCGCCGACGTTTACCGTCCTGCGGCGATCAAGCAGCTGGAAATGCTTGCCGGTGAGGTTGGCGTTACCTTCTTCCCGTCCGACCTGAGCCAGAAGCCGGTCGAGATCGCGCAAGCGGCTATCAAGGAAGCAAAACTCAAATTCATCGACGTGGTCATCGTCGATACCGCCGGTCGTCTGCACATCGATGAAGAGATGATGGGCGAGATCAAGGCGCTGCATGCCGCGATCAATCCGGTCGAAACCCTGTTCGTGGTCGACGCCATGACCGGCCAGGATGCCGCCAACACGGCCAAGGCTTTCGGCGACGCGCTGCCGTTGACCGGTGTGATCCTGACCAAGGTCGACGGCGACGCCCGTGGCGGTGCTGCGCTGTCGGTCCGTGCAATCACCGGCAAGCCGATCAAGTTCATCGGTATGGGCGAGAAGAGCGAAGCGCTCGACCCGTTCCACCCTGAGCGTATTGCCTCGCGTATTCTCGGCATGGGCGACGTGCTCAGCCTGATCGAGCAGGCAGAAGCGACTCTCGACAAGGACAAGGCCGATAAACTGGCCAAGAAACTGAAGAAAGGCAAAGGCTTCGACCTTGAAGACTTCCGCGATCAGCTGCAACAAATGAAGAACATGGGCGGCCTCGGCGGCCTCATGGACAAGCTGCCGAACATGGGCGGCGTGAACCTGGCGCAAATGGGCAACGCTCAAGGTGCGGCAGAGAAGCAATTCAAGCAGATGGAAGCCATCATCAACTCCATGACCCCGGCCGAGCGCCGCGACCCTGAGATGATCAGCGGTTCGCGCAAACGTCGGATTGCCATGGGTTCCGGCACTCAGGTGCAGGACATCGGTCGCTTGATCAAGCAGCACAAGCAGATGCAGAAGATGATGAAGAAATTCTCCGCCAAAGGCGGAATGGCCAAGATGATGCGCGGCATGGGCGGTATGTTGCCCGGCGGCGGCATGCCGAAGATGTAA
- a CDS encoding inner membrane protein YpjD — protein MLPLSPSLLTTLAAACLYAAATIYQGTRLASGAKANKRLLVTLGVLAVLAHSASLLTHLLTPIGLGLDFFSAASLIAAAVIALSLLACTRIPVENLLVLLFPLGALTVLLAQFAPAGTVQIIDEEPGILAHILLSILAYGMFTIAVFQSLLLLVQDHQLKHKHPSGLIKNFPPLQTMESLLFGFLWAGWTLLSLSLISGWLFVENLFAQHLVHKTLLACLAWIVFSVLLWGRNRLGWRGHKAIRWTLAGFCLLMLAYFGSKLVREYILHI, from the coding sequence ATGCTCCCCTTGTCACCCAGCTTGCTTACGACCCTCGCCGCCGCCTGCTTATATGCCGCTGCGACCATTTACCAGGGCACTCGCCTGGCTTCCGGCGCCAAGGCCAACAAGCGCCTGCTGGTTACGCTCGGCGTGCTTGCCGTGCTGGCCCATAGCGCCAGCCTGCTCACCCATCTGTTGACCCCGATCGGTCTGGGCCTGGACTTTTTCAGTGCCGCCAGCCTGATTGCCGCCGCCGTCATTGCCTTGAGTCTGCTGGCCTGCACGCGAATTCCGGTGGAAAACCTGCTGGTGTTGCTGTTCCCGCTCGGCGCCTTGACCGTGTTGCTGGCGCAGTTCGCCCCGGCCGGCACGGTACAGATCATCGACGAGGAGCCGGGCATCCTCGCGCACATCCTGCTGTCGATCCTTGCCTACGGCATGTTCACCATTGCGGTTTTCCAGTCCTTGCTGCTGCTGGTACAAGATCACCAGCTCAAGCACAAACACCCGTCCGGGCTGATCAAAAACTTCCCGCCGCTGCAAACCATGGAAAGCCTGCTGTTCGGTTTCCTCTGGGCCGGCTGGACGCTGCTGTCGCTGTCGCTGATTTCTGGCTGGCTGTTCGTCGAGAACCTGTTCGCCCAGCACCTGGTGCATAAAACCTTGCTGGCGTGCCTGGCCTGGATTGTCTTCAGTGTTCTGCTATGGGGTCGCAACCGTCTCGGCTGGCGCGGTCACAAAGCCATTCGCTGGACCCTGGCCGGGTTTTGCCTGCTGATGCTGGCGTACTTCGGCAGCAAGCTGGTTCGTGAATACATCCTGCATATCTGA
- a CDS encoding HlyC/CorC family transporter — MDDLPIGPMLAVVALLILWSGLFTAIETAHQHLLAQRTATRSSDKPLAKLSFPLDSLIFCNTLCRALVVVISTLLAIFTWSENGPWIACLGAGAVVLMFADYLPRALAARYPEAILAQGNNLLRVPLKIVYPAAWLLKGISQLLVRPFARKVKVVQQSEEEALTERQDTAENVICRPHPLSGIHALDNITVNDILVPRSDVDGINLDDPIDEIIEQLRHNRRTRLPVFHSDINQVEAVLNTRHILHLLADASLTREALLAASREPYFVPESTPLQLQLLNFHKQQRRLGMVVDEYGEVLGIVTLEDILEEIVGEFESQHRLDNPHIHPQADGRLVIDGAASIRELNKSLGWHLPSDGPKTLNGLVTEALETIPESTVCLKIGRYRLEILETEDNRVTRVLIWQTSSPPAVSIR; from the coding sequence ATGGACGACTTGCCCATAGGGCCGATGCTCGCAGTAGTGGCCCTGCTGATTTTATGGTCGGGGCTGTTTACGGCCATCGAAACGGCGCACCAGCATCTGCTGGCCCAGCGCACGGCAACGCGTTCCAGCGATAAGCCACTGGCGAAACTGAGCTTCCCCCTCGACAGCCTGATCTTCTGCAATACCCTGTGCCGCGCTCTCGTGGTGGTCATCAGCACCCTGCTGGCGATTTTTACCTGGTCCGAAAACGGCCCATGGATTGCCTGTCTGGGAGCGGGCGCAGTCGTGCTGATGTTCGCCGATTACCTGCCCCGCGCCCTTGCTGCCCGCTATCCCGAGGCGATCCTGGCCCAAGGCAACAACCTGCTTCGCGTCCCCCTGAAAATCGTCTATCCCGCCGCCTGGTTGCTTAAAGGCATCAGCCAGTTACTGGTGCGGCCATTTGCTCGCAAAGTCAAAGTGGTACAACAAAGTGAAGAGGAGGCACTGACTGAACGGCAGGACACCGCCGAAAATGTTATCTGCCGCCCTCACCCGTTGTCGGGCATCCACGCCCTGGACAACATCACGGTCAATGACATTCTCGTCCCTCGCAGCGATGTCGACGGGATCAACCTTGACGACCCCATCGACGAAATCATCGAACAATTGCGACACAACAGACGCACTCGTTTGCCGGTATTCCACAGCGATATCAATCAGGTCGAAGCCGTGCTCAACACCCGGCACATCCTCCACCTGCTAGCTGATGCGAGCCTGACCCGAGAAGCGCTGCTGGCAGCCAGTCGCGAACCGTATTTCGTCCCGGAAAGCACCCCTCTTCAACTGCAACTGCTCAACTTCCACAAGCAACAGCGGCGTTTAGGCATGGTGGTCGACGAATATGGTGAAGTGCTGGGCATCGTCACACTGGAAGACATTCTTGAGGAAATCGTCGGGGAGTTCGAAAGCCAGCACAGGCTCGATAATCCGCACATTCACCCTCAAGCCGATGGACGCCTGGTGATCGACGGCGCCGCGTCAATCCGCGAGTTGAACAAGAGCCTCGGCTGGCACCTGCCGAGCGACGGCCCGAAAACCCTGAACGGCCTGGTGACCGAAGCCCTGGAAACCATTCCCGAAAGCACCGTATGCCTGAAGATCGGCCGCTATCGCCTGGAAATCCTCGAGACCGAAGACAATCGTGTTACGCGGGTGCTCATCTGGCAGACCAGTTCACCCCCCGCGGTTTCTATCCGCTGA
- a CDS encoding MFS transporter, which produces MTTSTTYSDSAPAQPTNSATRVATASFIGTAIEFYDFYVYATAAALVIGPVFFPQTSGTAQMLSAFLTFGIAFLARPLGSALFGHFGDRIGRKSTLVASLLLMGVCTTLIGVLPGYDSIGAWAPILLCVLRFGQGLGLGGEWGGAALLATENAPKGKRAWFGMFPQLGPSIGFLAANGLFLTLAMLLDDEQFRSWGWRIPFLLSAALVMVGLYVRLKLHETPVFANAVARQERVKIPLFELFGQYWLPVLLGAGAMVVCYALFYISTVFSLSYGVSTLGYSRETFLGLLCIAVLFMAAATPLSALASDRYGRKPVLIIGGVLAILSGFLMEPLLTHGSTWGVALFLCIELFLMGVTFAPMGALLPELFPTQVRYTGASAAYNLGGIVGASAAPFFAQKLVAMGGLSYVGGYVSAAAVLSLIAVLCLKETRHNDLNRID; this is translated from the coding sequence ATGACGACCAGCACGACTTACAGCGACTCCGCTCCTGCACAACCGACCAACTCCGCCACCCGCGTGGCCACGGCGAGTTTCATCGGCACCGCCATCGAGTTCTACGATTTCTACGTTTATGCCACCGCAGCAGCGCTGGTCATCGGGCCGGTGTTCTTTCCGCAAACGTCCGGGACTGCCCAGATGCTTTCGGCGTTTCTTACCTTTGGCATCGCTTTCCTCGCGCGCCCCCTGGGTTCTGCCCTGTTCGGCCACTTCGGCGACCGCATCGGGCGCAAATCGACCCTCGTCGCCTCCCTCCTGCTGATGGGCGTGTGCACCACGCTGATCGGCGTGCTGCCGGGCTACGACAGTATCGGGGCATGGGCGCCGATATTGCTCTGCGTGCTGCGTTTCGGCCAAGGCCTGGGACTGGGCGGTGAATGGGGCGGCGCGGCGCTACTGGCCACGGAAAATGCCCCCAAAGGCAAACGCGCATGGTTCGGCATGTTCCCGCAGCTCGGCCCTTCCATCGGCTTCCTGGCCGCGAACGGCTTGTTCCTGACATTGGCCATGCTGCTCGACGACGAACAGTTCCGCTCGTGGGGCTGGCGCATCCCGTTCCTGCTCAGTGCAGCGCTGGTGATGGTCGGCCTGTACGTGCGCCTCAAGCTGCATGAAACACCGGTGTTCGCCAACGCCGTGGCACGCCAGGAGAGAGTGAAAATCCCGCTGTTCGAACTGTTCGGTCAATACTGGCTGCCTGTATTGCTGGGAGCCGGTGCGATGGTGGTGTGCTACGCGCTGTTTTACATTTCCACCGTATTTTCGCTGAGTTACGGTGTGTCGACGCTTGGCTACAGTCGCGAAACGTTCCTCGGACTGCTGTGCATTGCCGTGCTGTTCATGGCGGCCGCTACTCCGTTGTCAGCCTTGGCCAGTGACCGTTACGGGCGCAAGCCGGTGCTGATCATTGGAGGCGTGCTGGCGATTTTGTCCGGATTTCTGATGGAGCCGCTGCTGACCCACGGCTCGACCTGGGGAGTGGCGCTGTTCCTGTGCATCGAACTGTTCCTGATGGGCGTGACATTTGCCCCGATGGGCGCGTTGCTGCCAGAGCTGTTCCCCACCCAAGTTCGCTACACCGGCGCCTCGGCGGCCTACAACCTGGGCGGTATCGTCGGGGCTTCCGCTGCACCGTTTTTCGCGCAGAAGCTGGTGGCGATGGGTGGATTGAGTTATGTCGGCGGGTATGTGTCCGCGGCGGCAGTGCTGAGCTTGATTGCCGTGCTGTGCCTGAAGGAAACGCGGCATAACGATTTGAATCGCATCGATTGA
- a CDS encoding valine--tRNA ligase has product MDKTYQPHAIETSWYNTWESENYFAPQGAGESYTIMIPPPNVTGSLHMGHGFNNAIMDALIRFRRMQGRNTLWQPGTDHAGIATQMLVERQLEAKGQSRHDLGREKFLEKVWEWKDESGGNISRQIRRLGSSVDWSRERFTMDDGLSEAVKEAFVRLHEDGLIYRGKRLVNWDTKLHTAISDLEVENHDEKGFLWNLKYPLADGAKTAEGNDFLIVATTRPETMLGDSAVAVNPNDERYKALIGKFVELPLVGRRIPIIADDYCDPEFGTGCVKITPAHDFNDYEVGKRHNLPLLNIFDKNAAVLPACQVFNLDGTLNETIDGKIPAEYAGLDRFEARKQIVAAFEAAGLLVSVDDHGLKVPKGDRSGTIIEPWLTDQWYVSTKPLAEPAIAAVEDGRIQFVPKQYENMYFSWMRDIQDWCISRQLWWGHRIPAWYDESGKVYVGRDEAEVRAKHNLGPDVALQQDNDVLDTWFSSGLWTFSTLGWPEKTEFLKKFHSTDVLVTGFDIIFFWVARMIMLTMHLVKNEDGTPQVPFKTVYVHGLVRDGQGQKMSKSKGNVLDPLDIIDGIELEALVQKRTSGMMQPKLAKKIEKQTRDEFAEGIASYGTDALRFTFCSLASTGRDIKFDMGRVEGYRNFCNKIWNAARYVLDKGEDCGQNGEAFELSLADRWIISQLQRTEAEVTRQLDQFRFDLAAQALYEFIWNQYCDWYLELSKPVLWDENAPVERQRGTRRTLVRVLEVALRLAHPFMPFITEEIWQRIAPLAGIEGKTIMLQPWPVANEARIDQAAEDDIEWLKGLMLGTRNIRGEMNIGPGKPLPLFLKNVSAEDQRRLTENEALLKKLARLESITVLTAGEEAPLSATALVGEMEVLVPMAGLIDKGAELARLDKEIQRLQGEVQRVGGKLSNAGFVDKAPAEVIEKERAKLAEAEQALGKLAEQHARIASL; this is encoded by the coding sequence ATGGATAAGACCTACCAGCCGCACGCCATTGAAACTTCCTGGTACAACACCTGGGAGTCTGAGAATTACTTCGCCCCGCAAGGCGCGGGCGAGTCCTACACCATCATGATCCCGCCGCCGAACGTCACCGGCAGCCTGCACATGGGTCACGGCTTCAACAACGCGATCATGGACGCCCTGATCCGTTTTCGCCGCATGCAGGGTCGCAACACCCTGTGGCAGCCGGGCACCGACCACGCCGGCATCGCCACACAGATGCTGGTGGAGCGTCAGCTCGAAGCCAAGGGCCAGAGCCGCCACGACCTGGGCCGCGAGAAATTCCTCGAGAAAGTCTGGGAGTGGAAGGATGAGTCCGGCGGCAACATCAGCCGTCAGATCCGCCGCCTCGGCTCGTCCGTCGACTGGAGCCGTGAGCGCTTCACCATGGACGATGGCCTCTCGGAAGCCGTTAAGGAAGCGTTCGTACGCCTGCACGAAGACGGCCTGATCTACCGCGGCAAGCGCCTGGTCAACTGGGACACCAAGCTGCACACGGCGATTTCCGACCTCGAAGTGGAGAACCACGACGAGAAAGGTTTCCTGTGGAACCTGAAATACCCGCTGGCCGACGGCGCCAAAACCGCCGAAGGCAACGATTTCCTGATCGTCGCGACCACCCGCCCGGAAACCATGCTCGGCGACTCCGCCGTGGCCGTTAACCCGAACGATGAGCGCTACAAAGCCCTGATCGGAAAATTTGTCGAGCTGCCACTGGTTGGCCGCCGCATCCCGATCATCGCCGACGATTACTGCGATCCTGAATTCGGCACCGGCTGCGTGAAAATCACCCCGGCCCACGATTTCAACGACTACGAAGTCGGCAAGCGCCATAACCTGCCGCTGCTGAATATCTTCGACAAGAACGCCGCCGTTCTGCCGGCCTGCCAGGTGTTCAACCTCGACGGGACGCTGAACGAGACCATCGACGGCAAGATCCCGGCCGAATACGCCGGCCTCGACCGTTTCGAAGCGCGCAAGCAGATCGTTGCTGCGTTCGAAGCCGCGGGCCTGCTGGTCAGCGTCGACGATCACGGCCTGAAAGTACCGAAAGGCGACCGCTCCGGCACCATCATCGAGCCGTGGCTGACCGACCAGTGGTACGTATCCACCAAGCCTCTGGCCGAGCCTGCGATTGCCGCCGTTGAAGACGGCCGTATCCAGTTCGTGCCGAAACAGTACGAAAACATGTACTTCTCGTGGATGCGCGACATCCAGGACTGGTGCATCAGCCGTCAGCTGTGGTGGGGCCACCGGATTCCGGCCTGGTACGACGAGTCGGGCAAGGTCTACGTCGGTCGCGATGAAGCCGAAGTGCGTGCCAAGCACAACCTCGGCCCGGACGTTGCGCTGCAACAGGACAACGACGTTCTCGACACCTGGTTCAGCTCGGGCTTGTGGACGTTCTCCACCCTCGGCTGGCCGGAAAAAACCGAATTCCTGAAGAAATTCCACTCTACCGACGTCCTGGTGACTGGCTTCGACATCATTTTCTTCTGGGTCGCCCGGATGATCATGCTCACCATGCACTTGGTGAAAAACGAAGACGGCACGCCGCAGGTTCCGTTCAAGACTGTCTACGTTCACGGTCTGGTGCGTGATGGCCAGGGCCAGAAGATGTCCAAGTCCAAGGGCAACGTCCTGGACCCGCTGGACATCATCGACGGCATTGAACTCGAAGCCCTGGTACAGAAACGCACCTCCGGCATGATGCAGCCGAAACTGGCGAAGAAGATCGAGAAGCAGACCCGCGACGAATTTGCCGAAGGCATCGCCAGCTACGGCACCGACGCTCTGCGCTTCACCTTCTGCTCACTGGCGTCCACCGGTCGCGACATCAAGTTCGACATGGGTCGCGTCGAAGGCTATCGCAACTTCTGCAACAAGATCTGGAACGCGGCGCGCTACGTGCTGGACAAGGGCGAAGACTGCGGCCAGAACGGCGAAGCCTTTGAGCTGTCTCTGGCTGACCGCTGGATCATTTCGCAGCTGCAACGCACCGAAGCCGAAGTGACCCGTCAACTCGACCAGTTCCGTTTCGACCTGGCCGCACAAGCGTTGTACGAGTTCATCTGGAACCAGTATTGCGACTGGTACCTGGAACTGTCCAAACCAGTGCTGTGGGACGAAAACGCTCCGGTCGAACGCCAGCGCGGCACCCGTCGTACCCTGGTTCGCGTACTGGAAGTCGCCCTGCGCCTGGCGCACCCGTTCATGCCGTTCATCACCGAAGAAATCTGGCAGCGCATCGCGCCGCTGGCCGGCATCGAAGGCAAGACGATCATGCTGCAACCTTGGCCAGTGGCCAATGAAGCGCGCATCGATCAGGCGGCCGAAGATGACATCGAATGGCTCAAGGGCCTGATGCTCGGCACCCGTAACATCCGAGGCGAAATGAACATCGGCCCAGGTAAACCGTTGCCGCTGTTCCTGAAAAATGTGAGCGCCGAAGACCAGCGTCGCCTGACCGAAAACGAAGCGCTGCTAAAGAAACTGGCCCGCCTCGAATCGATCACCGTGCTGACTGCTGGCGAAGAAGCACCGCTGTCCGCCACCGCCTTGGTCGGCGAGATGGAAGTGCTGGTGCCGATGGCCGGCCTGATCGACAAAGGCGCCGAGCTTGCGCGTCTGGACAAGGAAATCCAGCGCCTGCAAGGCGAAGTACAACGCGTCGGCGGCAAGCTGTCCAACGCGGGTTTCGTCGATAAGGCGCCAGCTGAAGTCATCGAGAAAGAGCGCGCCAAACTGGCCGAAGCCGAACAGGCTCTTGGCAAGCTGGCCGAGCAGCATGCGCGGATTGCCAGTTTGTAA
- the rlmF gene encoding 23S rRNA (adenine(1618)-N(6))-methyltransferase RlmF, producing MTAPRPPKPARKKPSPATPAKALEPREKASLHPRNRHQGRYDFPALIKSTPELKKFVIINPYGKESIDFASPDAVRVFNRALLKSFYGIAHWDIPADYLCPPVPGRADYVHFLADLLASVNEGVVPRGAAVKVLDIGMGANCVYPLIGHSDYRWQFLGSEIDATAIAAAKAIVQSNGLSKAIQIRQQTNSKQILLGLLESAERFDLTMCNPPFHASLDEATRGSTRKWRALGKADPKRKLPVLNFGGQAAELWCEGGEARFVTQLISESAQVGQQVLWFSTLVSKASNLPAIQVALKKAGALQSQVVEMSQGQKQSRFVAWTFHTQAQQQTWRQVRWSKTTTE from the coding sequence ATGACCGCTCCTCGCCCCCCCAAACCTGCGCGCAAAAAGCCCTCACCCGCCACCCCGGCCAAAGCTCTGGAGCCGCGCGAGAAAGCCAGCCTGCACCCACGCAATCGCCACCAAGGTCGCTACGACTTTCCGGCACTGATCAAAAGTACTCCGGAACTGAAAAAGTTCGTGATCATCAATCCGTATGGCAAGGAAAGCATCGACTTCGCCAGCCCGGACGCGGTACGGGTGTTCAACCGAGCACTGCTCAAGTCCTTCTATGGAATCGCCCATTGGGACATTCCTGCTGACTACCTGTGCCCACCGGTTCCCGGGCGCGCCGATTACGTGCACTTTCTTGCCGACCTGCTGGCCAGTGTCAACGAGGGCGTGGTCCCGAGAGGCGCTGCAGTGAAGGTTCTTGACATCGGGATGGGCGCTAACTGCGTGTATCCGCTGATCGGACATAGCGATTATCGTTGGCAGTTCCTGGGGTCTGAAATTGATGCCACCGCCATTGCCGCGGCCAAAGCAATTGTTCAGTCCAATGGCTTGAGCAAGGCCATCCAGATTCGCCAACAGACCAACAGCAAACAGATCCTGCTGGGCTTGCTGGAAAGCGCCGAGCGTTTTGATCTGACCATGTGCAATCCACCGTTCCATGCCTCACTGGATGAGGCCACTCGAGGTAGCACACGCAAATGGCGCGCCCTGGGCAAGGCCGATCCGAAGCGAAAACTGCCGGTGCTGAATTTTGGCGGACAGGCCGCCGAATTGTGGTGCGAAGGTGGCGAGGCACGGTTCGTCACGCAACTGATCAGTGAGAGCGCGCAGGTGGGCCAGCAAGTCTTGTGGTTCAGCACGCTGGTGTCAAAGGCTTCAAATTTGCCCGCGATCCAGGTCGCGCTGAAAAAGGCCGGCGCACTACAGAGCCAGGTCGTGGAGATGTCCCAGGGCCAGAAACAAAGCCGCTTCGTCGCCTGGACTTTCCATACCCAGGCACAACAACAAACCTGGCGTCAGGTACGCTGGAGCAAGACAACGACTGAATAA
- a CDS encoding DUF3757 domain-containing protein, with the protein MRVKQLVMCVPFLFSGHVLADEGEHCPNPSVIKEFTAGTYKAPTTSGGGEWYGVSQSGRGPVGEFDVAIFRPHEEVEGGAVVGEILRCGYRLQGGGALDMKFKNEGTLVRIGTNGPWAEWYNQYYCDNKEERACLFKEIVRPTRR; encoded by the coding sequence ATGAGAGTCAAACAGTTAGTAATGTGTGTGCCATTTCTTTTTTCCGGTCATGTTCTGGCTGATGAGGGCGAACATTGTCCGAACCCTTCGGTCATCAAGGAGTTCACCGCTGGAACCTACAAAGCGCCAACAACCAGCGGCGGCGGGGAGTGGTATGGCGTTTCGCAGAGCGGCCGGGGTCCGGTGGGTGAGTTCGATGTCGCCATTTTCAGGCCTCACGAAGAGGTTGAGGGCGGCGCTGTCGTCGGTGAGATCCTGCGCTGTGGATACCGACTGCAGGGAGGCGGTGCGCTGGACATGAAGTTCAAGAACGAAGGAACACTGGTGCGTATCGGTACCAATGGGCCGTGGGCCGAGTGGTATAACCAGTACTATTGCGATAACAAGGAAGAGCGAGCCTGTCTGTTCAAGGAAATCGTACGACCGACGAGGCGTTGA